From Triticum aestivum cultivar Chinese Spring chromosome 7B, IWGSC CS RefSeq v2.1, whole genome shotgun sequence:
CGGCGATCCACACACGGCGCGATCCGGAAAAGCTCCGGCATCTCATTCGCATCACGAGGCCCCCGCGCCCGCAAGGATAACACAGCACAACTAGACTTTTTACATCAAACACGGAAGCGAATCAGCATAACGGGCAttttattgtactccctccgtcccaaaataagtgtctcaactttatactaactctagtacaaatttgtactaagctcaagacacttattttgggacggagggagtacttatttatCAAGGACAAGGAAAtgcatgcagaaaaagaaagatagATACCCAGGCTTTCTATCAAAACAGGATGAGAACTCCAGAGTTGTGATGGTAATCGAATAAACCAATAGATCCGGATACACATGTAAATCTGCCTCATTCCTATTTAGCTACTGACACTATCGACCATTTATACTTCCCCCTGCTACCGTCTAAAACACAAGACAAAACAGTAGGACTGTATTTGATACACAAAAAAGATTTAGTAAGAACAAAGACCAAGATAAATAAATACCATCTTATGATACATGAAACAGCAGATTCACACTTACACCAGCAAAAAGAAATCATGGGTTACTTACTGATTAACCACAGAACTATTGTTGCCTCTGTCTTATTGCTCTTGACATTGACCAGCTCTTGGTACCTTCCTCCCTCATCACAAAACTACTATGTGCCAACCCTGCCCAAGTTTATCTTTTGGCAGGGTTCTCCAATCCCCTTTTTCTTGATTCTCAATCTCCCCTTAGAAGCTGGCTGCTGATTATCGCCACATATCAACACTTCTTTCCGGCAAGGTTTTATCCATGCAAATATTACATTTCACCATCCATAACCATGGACAGAGTTCCATGGAAAGTGGAGCAGTTAAAAGCGATCTGGTTCCACACCTTCTGGTTCTTGTAAGGTAGTTCCTTAATAACATCACACGGCTAAGTAATAAGGTATCCTCCAATGTCTATGTAGGACCGAAATCCAACCTCTCCCACTTGAAGGACCTACCAGAATTAAACCGCAGCAAAGCTCGCATGAATacacagacacagacacacactgCTGCTATGGCAAGCATTGAATGGATATAGGGGCGAGCCAGCAATCCTCGAGAACGCATAGGGCGTCTTAGCAAGCCAGACTCCAAAATGGCGCACTGGTTGCAGGATCTTACTTCCAATGCTTGGATCCCAGATGCATTATTCACACCAACATTCCCTGGTTGATCCATATGAATTTCACCTTTGTTGAGCACAATGGTAACCTGGCTATTCTTCCTGTCCACAAGCTTTCGTGTGACAAGTTCATTGTATGAGCCATTGTTCCTGAACTTAGCATACAGCTCAGGAGATAGCCCTTCATCGTCTAGCACGGAGTGCCAGCAGCTCAAACCAATCTGCAGTAATAACAAAAAACAGAAGAGTTACCAATGCGAAATACTAAGAAATAACTATGATAAAGAGAGGTTAAATTATACAGGGCTTACCTGTTGAGGATCATCTGTCAACGCATCAACTATATCCTCTGCATCATCAATGGATGCAGCTAGATGTAATGGAGTCAAACCACCAGGGCCGGGATAATTTGGAAGGAAAGGGTACAGTTTGGAATTGTCAGGGCAAATTACAACAAAATGCACAAGCAAATGCACCATGTGGCTACTCTTCCTTTTCACTGCCCTGTTCAGAAGATGAATCTCGGAGAGCATCTCCAGAGTCTCATGTGATAGCTCCTCACTAACCATACTTCTCTTGGAAAGAATTTCGAGTAGTGTTTTAGTGAGGGAGCACCAGTTCCGCTCATTTGAAAACAACAGAAGGTGTCTGAACCGTGCAGTAGAGAACTGAATCAACTCTGAATCAGAAACATCTGATTTGGTGGAAGGTGTGCATGCAGCAGCCTTCTGAAAGAGCCAGCCAAGTTCATTAAGAAAATGCAGAACTTGATCCCTTGGCTTTAGCCGCCTAGCATCATGGACCTGATCATCTGGAGAGACATCCGGAAACCGCGAGTCTTCAAGTTCATCTTCAAGGTTTCTTAACTCCTGACAGATGCTTTTATTCGCAAAAATAACAGGGAAGCTGTTTCCTCTGAACCTGTTCTCAACCTGCACGTATGAACATTCAAAGTTGTAATCACCTTCCTAGTGCTAACTAGAGTAAATCTTTACATATCTAGAGCAACCGAGGTACAAAGTACAAACCTCAATAAAGCAACGCCCAAGAGTAAGACTTGGTTCTCCCGGTAAGTCAAAGGTCTCAACTCCTGAATCATCATATATAGTACCCGGATACGCTGAACATAGTACCTCTTTTGATATATACTTCCCGGCGCTGGTGCAGTGGATCCTGCATAGATTCAGAGTCAATGGTCAAGCAGGAAATAATTACAATACCCACAAAAAAAACTATTTTACAACAGGGAACTTACTGGGTGCCCGGGATTGTTAGATTACGGCCCTTCAGAACGAGGGAGGTCTTTCTCCCACCAACAACAGCAATTGGTGTCACAAGGGTCAACTCAGGGGTATTCCATGTTCTCCATGATTTTGAGAGGCGGGTCATTCCTGGAATACAAATTTGATATCAACCAAAATGAATTCATACTCAAAGCCCATCGAAGAGTGAACAGGAATAGAGAAGAAAATTAACACACAAATAGTAGTTATGTATACCATCTTTGTACGACACCAACTGGTTGTCGCTTCGAACTAAAAACCTCCCTTTTCTCCAGAAATCCAAATCAGAAGCCTGAACTAACGAGTTTACTCGCTGGAGGAAATTTTCTTCAAGCTACATTGAAAATCATACGATGTTAGATAAATTTGCAACAATTCTATTGCATGCATTCGTTTTTGCTAGTGTAGCAGCAGACTTACTTCATCCCATGCAATAGTTGGCATTGACAGATACATGGATAGTACAAGGCAACCAGGGCGAATGTAACCCTCCATTTCAGTGGGGCTGTGTTTCAGCCAATTTACAACCTAAGCAAGGAAGGAGAAACATTTCAATTATATGGTGAGTGAAATGCACTGGAAGAGTGCCTTCCAGTTACCATGTTGGCACAGTTTCGTGGCCATACCTCATCACGAAGGTTCCCAGGGATTGAGCCAGGTTCCTTGCCAAAGAGCTTGAATATAATCTTTCCAGTACGGTCCTACAAAATGGAAAATTGTGCGCAAATTAGGTTGAAAGCGCATCTAAAATAATAAATGACACCTTGGCTTGTGACACAATCAACTGAAACAGCAAGCTTCGATATAAATTACCTGTCCATCTGAATTTGATGTTGATGTAGAATGGTCTGAACCAGATGTTGAAGCATAACATGACTGGTATGTGGGGTTTGGTGGTGACCCATTTTCCGTTGGCCGTTCTGAATCCTTGAAAAGCTCAAGCGGTGGCGCACACCATGCCCGAGTGGTACTGTTCTCAACTGTTGCACCATCTTCTCCATAGTCAGCAATACGAGGATGCCTAATGCCTTCATTTACTGAACGGGTGGGGAAAAATGTGTGTGTTACAGGTGGAGAGGATGAAGGAGACCTCTCGTCCATAGGATTACTGCTCTCGGAAGACAAGTACTTATTTGCAGTGTCCATTTTCACAGGAATGTCCTCATTGTTACCAAACAATTGCAGCGACAAGTACGGATGGGTATCTCGGTCTGGCTGCTTATATACTTCAGGTGGACTTCCATGGGTGCTGCTACTCCTTATCATACCAGCTGCGGGAAAAGGTCGAATAGATTTCTCATGGGAATTTACAACACATGCTGGCTCTGTTGAATGACTCTTGCTCTTGTTATTACCACTGCTATCACTGCTCCCCTGGGACTGGGATGTATTGGTCTCGGGGGTTGATGTCCCAAGAGCACCAGATAGAACTGTCAGCAGATCCATGGTTGATGGCACAGTCTGCTTGTCGATCACctttgttgcattttggacagaaGAATCTTGTTGTTGCCCCTGCGAGGCATTCAAATCAATGGCTTCTGACGGAGGAGACTTTGCCAGGGAGTTTGCATTATTGATTGAGTTTATTTTGCTTATGATTTGGACCAGATTATCTTTATCCGGTATCGGAGGGATGCTGGGCAGTTTACCAACATTACCACCTTTCAATGCAGAGACAGGAAAAATAGTAATCAGGTTCAAATCAACAAGTGGAAGAGTATCAAGTTCAGTAGGGGATCAAGTACCTTGCAAGCGTGCAATAACAGTGATCAGATTGACAATATCTTGTGTCCTATTTGCTGCATTTTCTTGGTTTTCAGGAAGCAGCAATTGTGAAGCAACATCTGTTGGCTGGGTTTTCCTCCGCCGTCGGTTGTGTCCAGCAAGCCTTCGCCTGCAACTCCTCTTACCCTCATCGAACTCCGAGAGCGGATGAAATCTAAATGATTGACCAGAAGAACCAACTTTTAGTAACTAAAATGCTCTCAGCCTACATGGAGGTCATAAACATTGGAAAGAGAAACCATTTCCCTGGCCCAATACACACACTAGAGCAACTGGTGGCATCATAGACATAAATCCCTAAAAGTGGCATCATAGCAAAGAATCATGCCACAAAAAATTTGGGGGGAAGTTTGCAGGCACGATCATTACCTACTACACTGCTGGCAGAAGCGCTGCATCTGGTTGCCAACTACCGCCTTGGTTGTCTTGCTGTGGATCTCACACACCTTGTGCCTCCGGTGGTAATCCTTGGCGCTGGTCAGATCCGCGCGGCAATCATCCACCTGGCACATGGGATAGCTGCCGCCTCCGCTAGCGctccctccgccaccgccaccgccacctcctccagAAGCAGTTCCGGGCGATCCAGACCGAACCCTCTTGCTAGGCCTAACAGCCTGCTCCTGTGACGCCCGTGCaggcggagaaggcgaagaagacAAGGTAGTTGTCGGGCTCACATCCATCGCCATCGATGCCTCCTCCCGCAAGGTCAGCTGAAGGCTCAGGTCACCGGCACCCCCGCCCCCCTGCCGCTGCACCTCGGcagccgtcgccggcggcggctgcGCCTGTtgctggtggtggtgatggtggtggtggttcaGCCCGCCGCCGAGGCGGAGCGCGTCGGAGGACGGCCTGGCGGTGAAGGCGCGGCTGTCCCAGTCCCACATGCTGGGGTTCCAGTTCCCTCCGGCCGCGGCGCCGGCCCCCATCGCGGCGTTCTCCGGCGGCTCCACGGCGGGCCACGGGCTCCCGCGcttcctggccgccgccgccgcatgggGAGGCAGCGGCTGGATCTGGTGCAGGTACAGCGGGGAGGCCACCTGCGGCCCCACCTCCCTCTGCATCACCCGCGGTCCTGCGGTTCCCACGCCCGCTTCTCCCCTCGGATCTGCACGAGTCCAGCGCCACAGCACGGATCAAAACCGACGATCGCCGACGAGCGGGGGCTGGAGATTCGATTGGAGCAGTTGGCTAGTTAGTTACCTTTGCGCGCACGGAAGCTCGGCGAAGTCCCGCAAGAAAACCGAGCCGCCCGCCTCACCTCATCTCGCCCCCGTAGAGAAAACAGGAGCGGGAGAAGGCAAGCACCCCGGAGAAATGGTGGAAACGGCGGCCGGAACGCGAGAGCGCGGCGCTGGCGAGAGGGGTGAGGGATGGGGGGGAGGGAGACGAAGACCGAGTGGGGGAACGAATCGAGCCGAGACGAAGAGACGGGTGGGAGGGGAGGGCGAGCGCAGCAGCGCANNNNNNNNNNNNNNNNNNNNNNNNNNNNNNNNNNNNNNNNNNNNNNNNNNNNNNNNNNNNNNNNNNNNNNNNNNNNNNNNNNNNNNNNNNNNNNNNNNNNNNNNNNNNNNNNNNNNNNNNNNNNNNNNNNNNNNNNNNNNNNNNNNNNNNNNNNNNNNNNNNNNNNNNNNNNNNNNNNNNNNNNNNNNNNNNNNNNNNNNNNNNNNNNNNNNNNNNNNNNNNNNNNNNNNNNNNNNNNNNNNNNNNNNNNNNACTAGCGTGTAGCGTCATGCCGCGGCAAGGGGAGGGGGTtcgcgtggcgtggcgtggcgtggcaggGGGCGCGTAATTGGGGAGGCGGGGCAGGGGCGAGAGGGAAAGAACGCGCGCGGGGCTGGGGCGGGGTGGGTGGTGGCGCCCCGCCATCCCACGCCACGCCGCGGGCCGTACGGGCGGGCGAGCGGGTGggcctggctggctggctgggGGCATCGCGCGAGCTCGCGCGAGTTGGCGATAGGCACGGGTGCAGTGGCGGTACTGGTACTGGTGCGGGTACGACTGATGCTGCTGGTGCTGGCTGGCCCTCCTGTCGGGCTTGTCAACCGCACCACCACTCGTACTCGTACCGCAGCGTCTCTGCCCGTGCAAGCTCACCCCGGCCCGCGGTGCGGGTGCGTCCCCCCTGCCCGCTCCTCTCGGTCTCGGGTCGCTTTGCCTGCTGGTGCCGGTACGTCGCATTGGCCGGCCTCGTATCCTCTGCGCGATCGGGTCCTCGCCCAACGCTAGTACTACATGGTGCTTCATTATTGTACTTGGCCTGGCCCTGGCACGTGTAGTACGAGTATTCAAATATATCGGTGAGAAAAATGGTGTTTGAGCTGGCTACAGATGAATTTTTGAATTCAAGCACGTGTAGTAGTagcaagaagaaaaaagaaaaccaccACGGATGAAAAAGTCAAAAACTCTAGCATGCATGAGAATTATCGTTCGGCTTGACGGCTAGAATCGGTAGGGCGTCACCGAAGCACGAGTCTCGAAAGATAGAAATGATTGCTAAATCTTACAATAAAAAAGTATGTGTATATGCATTGATGGTTGCTTTAAAgcttcgagggaacttgcaagaaCTCCAAAACATAAAATACATGCAAAAAATAATGCTTTCAAGGTTTAACCTTGTTATAGATTTCCTCCATAAATCTCTTGTTATTGTTGTGGTATTAttattagactagccacaatggagagtaacctacactagtaacatacacatatctctagactatattactacctcaatagtgggtagtaacataagtatggtaacacgcaaagcttcatttattaggctatagactcatattgcattgggatatgtgatgttacagtaattaGCCAAGTTACTAGTattacatctctcctcattaactcattgtcacataagcaaatttgctgagttggactcgatgttactaccgaagttactcccactgtggctagtcttatgtgAAGTATCTCATAGGAGTTTTATGGGAAAAACAAATTTAAAAACATGGAGAAGTGGATcattcttatcatttccttctctctctcctcccggTAGCTCCGTTGAGAGTCGCCTATGGCTCCCTGGCCGATCACATGCCTTGTCTGATGGCGCTGTCGGCTGGAGATGGTTAGGGAGAGGTGCTCGAGCTCCTCCTCGTATATAATAATGGTCGTTTAAGACTTGCCTTAAAATGGTGTTTGGCGCTATAGCAGAGGGGATTGTGTCGGCGGAGCTTATGGGTCGCGCATGGCGGTCGTCGTCCTCTTACATGTGGTGCTCCAGTGGCTGGAGCCGAAGACGAGAAGACTTCATTGTCCCCGTTGGCTGCCCAACTACGaagataatgagtttgcccccatctGCTCCCTCTAGGGCGCCGTGGTGGATGGAGCGAAGATGCAGATGAGGCAAACTCCTCCGTTGAGATGCCAGCACAATTCCTTGCCGGCATCAGCAAGAGCGTACACTGAGGCGCTTTGGTGCCCATCGGTGCCCCCCCCCTCCCCTTGTGGATGTGGTGTTGGTGGTCATGTCGGTCATAGTTGTTGTTCCCCTACTTCTTCTGGTCGAAAGGCGGCCCACTGGAGCCTCGTCATCAGCTTTGTTATTCCTCCCAATGAGAAGCTAAAACTGAGGCATGTATCTAGCATAGCATTAGCCGATGGTTGCTTCTTCCTTCGCCGCCGGCAAAACCGGTGGATATGGGGCAGCGAGGTCACCACCCTAAGTGGTTTATTGTCGATGGCGGTGCCTTTGGCTCTCCACTAATCCTATTAATAATGACTAAATTGCGGTTTTACTTTCTGACCTCGGATCCTATTTGTAAAAGGAAAGGACTAGCttgcattttctcttttttgttggtTACCGATATAATTTGTATCGTCATGCTTATCCAATGGAAGTCTGGGTCCTTCGCGGCCCTTCGCTCTTGTCATCTTATTGTACCATCGTAACAAATGACAACCCTTTGTACCTTTGGGATCACCCAAAAAGGCCAGATAAAGTTGAACACCAAGAGCTCCTTTCGATTGGTACATGGGCACTAGTGATGAAACTTACAAAACTAAAGTGAAAAGAGTGCTTCTCGTGGAAATGAAGACTCTAAAACACCTGCGGGAAAGGAGCTTTCATTCGATATACGTTATCGTGGAAGTTTCCATATTTTTTTGCGTATTTGTATAGTGCACTCCAATTAAACCCATATACACTTTTAGTCCAACTCAATCTACTAAAGAAAAAAATCCCATGTTCCGTAATCTGACTTGTCATCTCGGTAAAATTGGAAACTTGTACAAAATAGTAGTCATATTAGCGATTCAATTTATTGGTTTCATTGTGTTTTACTTTTTGGGTTATGTGGTTTTGGGACCCTATGAACTTTTATTTGCCAACGCCGTATTTGCTCTATATTTATTTTTCAACAGTATAGACTTCCTTATTAATTTCCAGGTTCCCATATTCATTCTCATTTCTGTCAAAAGTACAAAAACAAATGTAGCAGCAACCGGCCCCCTTGGTTTCTATTCAGGTTTCAACCTACCAGTAGAGCTGATTGTATATTTGATCTCTTTGAAGGCTTACGATATATTCCAATGAACTTTAGTGGTGACCCACACCAATACATGCATCACTATAGATAGAGAGACTACGACGTCACAGATAGGAATCAAGTTTCCACAAGCGAGCTTCTGTTGAGATGTATGGAATCGAATAGTATGTTGGTGGCGGTTTGTCTAGGCGAAAGATCATTTGCTTCAAACAATACAAAAATAAAACCTCTAAAATCCAGACTTCATACGAAGTTTGTACAACAAGAAATATACCAAGCGAATGGTTTGCAGAATAACGATTGGGTTGCATGGAGAGAGCATCCATTTGTCTGACAAAAGAAGGCCTCTTTGATCCGTAAGATTTTTAAAATGTGAGAAAAAGAGTGCACGACTGGAATAACATGTCCTCTTGAATCATGTAGAATTAGGAAACAAATGAGGATTTTCCTATGACGGTTACGCCCACACCCCCGTGGCTACTCATGTTTAAAACATAGAAAGGAATTAGTCAGTAAAATTCACGCACATCGACTGAATTACCAAACACTTTTGTTTGTAGGAACTGCTTTATAGTGTTTATGAAAATATGATGGTGTCTAAATTAAATAAGTTTGTTTTGCTTAGGAACAAAAGATACTGCATGGGCAAGAAGGACGCACATTGAAGCATGATAAAATTAAAACCATTAAGCTACGCGTGAAGGGCGGTCAACCAGCTATGCCATGTGGCGCAAGCTGGTTGACCGCGGTGAAAAAACTTTTAGGATATTATTTTTGGATGGAGGTgagaatttttttaaatgttttttttctttttagatggaggTGATGATCCCACGTATTTTTTAACGGAGGGCTACGCAAAGTGGCGCTTGTTGGTAGGCCGCCTTGGTGATTTTTTAACTTCTTTTTCTAGATGGAGTGGGCGGGGggattttttaaaaatatttttctaGATGGAGATAAGGACTAcatatattttttaaaataaaaatcaCACGCATAATTTCCTCTCAAGCGGCGCCACCGGGCGGTGTCCCAACCACTAGTATGAAGATAAAGACGAGTGTGCAAGCAATGACTTCATACTTCATAACTTTGAAACGACAAAATGATGCATGCAGACATGGCACGATATACAATACATCGTCTCATTTTTTTTGTCCATGACCTTGTACATGTCATATGCCACCTCATTTTTGGATCATGCTTGTGTTATTGGGAAAGAGGGGATAATAAACAGTTTTTATTATCCGCATAAGCGAAGGAAATCGACATATGGTTAGATTCGCCCCTCCCATGGCAGGCCAAATTTTGTTTCCTCCATTGGGTTTTGTTTTGTTAAATATGTACCATAGTTGCAATTTTTCTCGAGTACGCATGAGAGTGCGTACTATATATTATAGAAGGAAAACGGGGTAGAAGAACCCCCCATAGCGATGTTGCATATTACAGTATGAACATGAAAACTCGCTCCCACTCCACCCTAAGTGAAATACAAAGGTCGACTACACCGTCCATCGCGCCAACTCTACTAGTTTCTCAAGGAAGGTGCAAGCGCTTCCTCGAAGCAAGCCCGCATTCCTCCACGCCGTGCCCTCGGCCTGAATGTTGTTGATGACTGTGTGAATGGAAGGTGAAGCGCCATCAAATACAATGGCATTGTGGTGCTTCCAAAGCATCCACAGCACGAGGGTTGAGGATGTTCTTGTGTCCTTGCACACCCTCTCTGACCCACCTATCCTCGCACACGATTGGCTTATGTTGTCGCCTCCCGATGGTGCCCAGGTCGGTTTGTTTGTGGCCGCTGAGACGATGGACTAGACTTCGATGGCAAACACGCAATCAGGCAATAAATGGTTGATGTTCTCCTCGTGCTAATCACAAAGAGGGCATTGCTCCGGGTGGTCTAGGCCACGCCGGGCAAGCCGGTCCGCCGTCCAGCACCTATTCTGGAGGACCAGCCACGCGTAGAAGcgacaactgatacgtctccaacgtatctataatttatgaagtattcatgccatgtttacaatagttttatatgattttggtatgatttgattagaactaacccggactgacattgttttcagcagaactaccgtggtgttgcttttgtgcagaaataaaagatctcggaatgcgctgaaaatcaacggagaatttttctggaaaatataaaaaataatggaacaaaGAGTTGCTGGAGGGGAGttccgtgggccccacgagggtgaagggcgcgcccctgtgcctcatggacttcccatggcccccctgacttgttctcgatgccaacctctcctataaatgcccaaacctcttgaaaataacctagatcggtagttccgccaccgcaagcctctgtagccacaagaaatcaatctaggccctctccggcatcctgccagagggggccatcatcaccagagcccatggggaaggatctcggaagggccatcatcgccatgaaggccaaggaccagagggggaacctctccccatccagggggaggccatggaggaggaagcacaagggggagaacttctcctcctctctctcggtggcgccggagtgccatcgggaggggaatcatcgccgcggtgatcgtcttcatcaacatcaccatcatcatcgccatcctcatctcttttacgcggtccaccctcccgcaccccgctgtaatccctacttgaacatggtgctttatgccacatattattatctaatgatatgttgccatcctatgatgttttgagtagacatcctttgtctttgggttgattgatgatctagattggtatgagttgtatgttttactttggtgttgtcctatggtgccctccgtgtcgtgcaagcgtgagggattcccgctgtaaggtgttgcaatatgtccatggtttacttattgtctgcgttgcatgagtgactgaaacacaaacacggataagtgggacaTGGCGTATAGGAATAAAGAGGACttcatgctttaatgctatggttgggttttaccttaatgatctttagtagttgcggatgcttgctagagttccaatcataagtgcatatgatccaagaagagaacgtatgttagcttatgcctctcactcatatgaaattgcaatagtgattaccgatcttgttaacaattgcctaggacaattccgcacaacgATCCATCattattgttggggaatgtagtaatttcaaaaaaaatatccaacgcacacgcaagatcatggtgatggcatagcaacgagaggggagagtgttgtccacgtaccctcgtagaccgtaaacggaagcgttatgacaacgtggttgatgtagtcgtacgtcttcacggtccgaccgatccaagtaccgaacgtacggcacctccgagttcagcacacgttcagctcgatgacgatccccaggctccgatccagcaaagcg
This genomic window contains:
- the LOC123157333 gene encoding squamosa promoter-binding-like protein 15, translating into MQREVGPQVASPLYLHQIQPLPPHAAAAARKRGSPWPAVEPPENAAMGAGAAAGGNWNPSMWDWDSRAFTARPSSDALRLGGGLNHHHHHHHQQQAQPPPATAAEVQRQGGGGAGDLSLQLTLREEASMAMDVSPTTTLSSSPSPPARASQEQAVRPSKRVRSGSPGTASGGGGGGGGGGSASGGGSYPMCQVDDCRADLTSAKDYHRRHKVCEIHSKTTKAVVGNQMQRFCQQCSRFHPLSEFDEGKRSCRRRLAGHNRRRRKTQPTDVASQLLLPENQENAANRTQDIVNLITVIARLQGGNVGKLPSIPPIPDKDNLVQIISKINSINNANSLAKSPPSEAIDLNASQGQQQDSSVQNATKVIDKQTVPSTMDLLTVLSGALGTSTPETNTSQSQGSSDSSGNNKSKSHSTEPACVVNSHEKSIRPFPAAGMIRSSSTHGSPPEVYKQPDRDTHPYLSLQLFGNNEDIPVKMDTANKYLSSESSNPMDERSPSSSPPVTHTFFPTRSVNEGIRHPRIADYGEDGATVENSTTRAWCAPPLELFKDSERPTENGSPPNPTYQSCYASTSGSDHSTSTSNSDGQDRTGKIIFKLFGKEPGSIPGNLRDEVVNWLKHSPTEMEGYIRPGCLVLSMYLSMPTIAWDELEENFLQRVNSLVQASDLDFWRKGRFLVRSDNQLVSYKDGMTRLSKSWRTWNTPELTLVTPIAVVGGRKTSLVLKGRNLTIPGTQIHCTSAGKYISKEVLCSAYPGTIYDDSGVETFDLPGEPSLTLGRCFIEVENRFRGNSFPVIFANKSICQELRNLEDELEDSRFPDVSPDDQVHDARRLKPRDQVLHFLNELGWLFQKAAACTPSTKSDVSDSELIQFSTARFRHLLLFSNERNWCSLTKTLLEILSKRSMVSEELSHETLEMLSEIHLLNRAVKRKSSHMVHLLVHFVVICPDNSKLYPFLPNYPGPGGLTPLHLAASIDDAEDIVDALTDDPQQIGLSCWHSVLDDEGLSPELYAKFRNNGSYNELVTRKLVDRKNSQVTIVLNKGEIHMDQPGNVGVNNASGIQALEVRSCNQCAILESGLLRRPMRSRGLLARPYIHSMLAIAAVCVCVCVFMRALLRFNSGRSFKWERLDFGPT